The following are from one region of the Hemitrygon akajei chromosome 6, sHemAka1.3, whole genome shotgun sequence genome:
- the LOC140728825 gene encoding C-C motif chemokine 19-like, producing the protein MTLHNVYAFLLCIALLHLSQVSGRRGDDAASDCCLDVSNKVIPKRIVAGYKVQSEVLGCRIPAVVFTTVRNRKLCAPHTAHWVKRLMRWCDRVYGSSGQ; encoded by the exons ATGACCCTTCACAACGTGTACGCCTTCCTACTTTGCATTGCGCTGCTCCACCTCAGTCAAG TGTCAGGCCGCCGGGGAGATGACGCAGCCTCGGACTGCTGCCTGGATGTTAGCAACAAGGTCATTCCCAAGCGGATCGTGGCCGGGTACAAGGTGCAGAGCGAAGTGTTGGGCTGCCGGATCCCAGCTGTAGT CTTCACCACGgtgagaaacagaaagttgtgcGCTCCGCACACGGCACACTGGGTGAAAAGGCTGATGAGGTGGTGCGACAGAGTCTACGGCTCCAG TGGACAGTAG